A window of the Trichoderma asperellum chromosome 4, complete sequence genome harbors these coding sequences:
- a CDS encoding uncharacterized protein (EggNog:ENOG41~TransMembrane:4 (i89-107o119-139i151-169o189-210i)): protein MNATIPIIRCWRSSPTLFPATLQPRFLSSSLVGRACYLDRIKVFPPRQKTNYYSTKAGNATPVTSPSRSVWRLPFWKCRHTWKRAGVNTLRCLAGCTLGDFSALWMLQTYYPDLGMTTIMGASMVSGITTSIILETILLRRGVDQLSWPMAVRTAMGMSMISMVAMEAAENIVDYHLTGGVVALGDPNFWMAAALSIAAGYLVPLPYNYLRLKKYGKACH from the exons ATGAACGCGACAATTCCCATAATCCGCTGCTGGCGATCAAGCCCTACTCTCTTTCCAGCCACTCTGCAACCCCGATTCTTGAGCTCTTCACTTGTAGGGCGAGCCTGTTACTTGGATCGAATCAAGGTGTTTCCACCACGTCAGAAGACCAATTACTATTCCACCAAAGCAGGAAATGCGACTCCTGTGACATCTCCATCACGGTCGGTGTGGCGCCTCCCCTTCTGGAAGTGCCGGCACACCTGGAAGCGAGCGGGAGTCAACACGCTGCGTTGTCTGGCGGGCTGTACGCTTGGTGACTTTTCTGCACTATGGATGCTACAAACTTACTACCCAGACCTCGGGATGACCACAATCATGGGTGCCTCCA TGGTGTCTGGCATCACGACTTCAATCATTCTTGAGACTATTCTACTCCGGCGCGGAGTCGACCAACTCTCCTGGCCTATGGCGGTCCGCACTGCAATGGGCATGAGTATGATATCAATGGTGGCGATGGAGGCGGCAGAGAATATTGTCGACTACCATCTTACAGGCGGTGTAGTGGCCTTGGGGGATCCAAACTTCtggatggcagcagccttgtccATTGCTGCTGGATATCTCGTCCCATTGCCATATAACTACTTGCGTTTGAAAAAGTATGGGAAAGCCTGTCACTGA
- a CDS encoding uncharacterized protein (EggNog:ENOG41), translated as MDAAKTPHSANPWTADISDENTKITTSSLLLVLEGVAVATKAPGKYVEPLVEWLQQRQHTSDAANNPDAALPFREWLAAIISNPRNCNDGTRQLVQVTLAVALLREKARGGQNLDGASIDSIWSPIYEAIISARDTELQFTVSRSAQGFLAVPLCSLVKDGRIQELWRLHTWLPDGQRGVSEEVCIHAHQPYGQSWILLGSGTDCTFEVDTPADSSLTTHAVYECCYCAADGKQNGTGYQTHQMSSTIRSTGRLVRVTPASRISHSRDMTYSVPGGAYHRSIVPGGRLHATLFVFDAHRGYDDAAAVLGPKDGGEWVQPRDPDGITAEVLAQIVDATRKWEQAHGAASEGDDEHDTVMGYYRYFRGMALLKDEGQESALQYLNPPESCTPAQAFTHEPSMQHQTYITELMKAGVVSS; from the coding sequence ATGGATGCTGCCAAGACCCCGCACTCCGCCAATCCATGGACGGCTGATATTTCTGACGAGAATACAAAGATTACAACATCATCGCTATTGCTTGTACTTGAGGGCGTTGCAGTGGCCACCAAGGCGCCTGGTAAATATGTTGAGCCACTGGTTgaatggctgcagcagcgtcaacatACATCCGATGCAGCCAACAATCCTGATGCAGCTCTTCCCTTTCGCGAGTGGCTTGCAGCAATAATCTCTAACCCCCGAAACTGCAATGATGGAACCAGGCAGCTTGTCCAAGTTACTCTAGCCGTTGCACTACTGCGAGAGAAGGCTCGGGGCGGTCAAAATTTGGACGGGGCGAGTATCGATTCGATATGGAGCCCAATCTACGAAGCTATCATCAGTGCACGAGACACAGAGCTTCAGTTCACTGTTTCTCGCAGCGCGCAGGGATTCTTGGCTGTACCGCTGTGCAGCCTCGTCAAAGACGGACGCATTCAGGAGCTGTGGCGGCTACACACTTGGCTCCCTGACGGGCAACGGGGTGTCTCTGAGGAGGTGTGTATTCATGCTCACCAGCCATACGGACAGAGCTGGATATTGCTGGGCTCTGGCACAGACTGTACCTTCGAAGTTGACACCCCTGCCGATTCCTCATTGACTACTCATGCGGTTTATGAGTGTTGTTACTGCGCGGCAGACGGCAAACAGAACGGCACGGGATATCAGACCCACCAGATGAGTTCGACAATTAGGAGCACAGGAAGGCTCGTGAGAGTGACACCGGCGAGTCGTATATCGCACTCGCGCGACATGACTTACAGTGTACCCGGTGGCGCCTACCATCGCTCCATCGTACCGGGCGGCAGGCTTCACGCTAcgctttttgtctttgatgCACATCGGGGATATGACGATGCAGCCGCCGTGCTTGGTCCGAAGGATGGCGGCGAGTGGGTTCAGCCCCGTGATCCGGATGGTATCACGGCCGAAGTCCTCGCTCAGATTGTGGACGCAACCCGAAAGTGGGAGCAAGCACATGGAGCCGCTTCtgaaggagatgatgaaCACGACACTGTGATGGGatattatagatattttCGGGGCATGGCACTCCTCAAAGATGAAGGTCAAGAAAGTGCTTTGCAGTATTTAAATCCCCCAGAGAGTTGTACACCAGCCCAAGCATTTACTCATGAACCCTCTATGCAACATCAAACATACATCACGGAGCTTATGAAAGCAGGGGTAGTTAGTTCATGA
- a CDS encoding uncharacterized protein (EggNog:ENOG41~SECRETED:SignalP(1-27)), producing the protein MSTKSNTVSSVGLLGMALLSLPGSARATPSPLGPKGLNWLLPFVGDWNCYQQGEANGSGGGGSSTGANLTYSIKMTKVNVTLDSDQPSPLLTAHSVITYDAEKEIFNYTYSDSGGNSGPGTSVGWEEGGHFRFITWPLTNPGRPGIEARTMDDFLRPTSPDQFTDKFYASQDGGNTWLPAGQLDCTRAPKSH; encoded by the coding sequence ATGTCTACCAAATCAAACACAGTCTCGTCAGTTGGCCTCCTGGGCATGGCTCTTCTCAGTTTGCCTGGCTCAGCACGGGCAACTCCCTCTCCATTAGGCCCAAAAGGTCTTAACTGGTTGCTCCCTTTTGTGGGTGACTGGAACTGCTATCAGCAAGGCGAAGCAAACGGGAGCGGTGGAGGTGGTAGCAGCACCGGCGCGAACCTCACGTATTCCATCAAGATGACCAAAGTTAATGTGACCCTGGACTCCGATCAACCGAGTCCGTTGCTCACGGCCCACTCCGTCATCACTTACGACGCTGAGAAGGAAATCTTCAACTACACTTACAGTGACAGTGGAGGCAACAGTGGACCCGGCACATCGGTTGGTTGGGAGGAGGGGGGTCACTTCCGATTCATCACCTGGCCCCTGACCAATCCCGGCAGACCGGGTATCGAAGCTCGAACTATGGATGATTTCCTTCGGCCCACCAGCCCTGATCAATTTACCGACAAGTTCTATGCCAGCCAAGATGGCGGCAACACCTGGTTGCCAGCAGGCCAACTCGACTGCACCCGTGCCCCCAAGTCCCACTAA
- a CDS encoding uncharacterized protein (EggNog:ENOG41) produces the protein MARSSVEEYQRLINRANEYHKQALWQEKLRLLQEALFICEDPAFPEAERRKQELFFDVAGIWRRLGQYDRAEKMLQQSLGAYKNPTSSFRASVLGELGLMARHDNRYHEARDLFREQGRLAREEPPSIESEAEICRAIGNEGMSTYNLWQLASPPDSSLLDAAFSQLQERITRAQDLQRRILNEDPRSKYLAMAQTWEIIAMDRLTLCYIASGKTEAAVHVAEESQRKQSRQDPTVTAFSKFYYGNALWHNGQVDKALEQWNAPSGTCSAAMALCKEPSKEHNEHLQLMADAGVNFDTYDEQGFSALDHAVLSDSPHAREAIPIVEKALRSALQLTSEDVDEEILIRKRQAELRRQYRTIFQEHMRPVLRKKPSGAFSELRKIYARFISQDTKERRMFSRFHYMRYTDFVNYGKLPISTSGLAKQFSDGMGETLEPKEDNFVIFISYRWIGGGNGPDDDSGTQWRRIINAVEKFKKVNPHLDPGCLGLWLDYFCVDQVDGQEKERGVDALPLAVMQCNAMISLVDETYYERAWCAVEVMLMRAIVESYGLHQWWEDCDGSFKAGDTSHVLDVGNLKLTEEKLDRPKIDFLVRQSKLLGRDIV, from the exons ATGGCGCGCAGCTCCGTGGAAGAATACCAAAGACTAATAAATCGAGCCAACGAATACCATAAACAAGCGTTGTGGCAGGAGAAACTTCGATTGCTGCAGGAGGCCTTGTTCATTTGTGAAGACCCCGCGTTCCCAGAAGCTGAGCGACGAAAGCAAGAGCTATTTTTCGATGTAGCGGGTATTTGGCGACGATTAGGACAATATGACCGTGCTGAGAAGATGCTTCAACAGTCCCTTGGGGCATACAAAAATCCAACTTCATCTTTCAGGGCTTCTGTCCTAG GCGAACTTGGTCTGATGGCAAGGCACGACAACCGATATCACGAAGCCCGAGACCTATTTCGGGAACAAGGTCGCCTAGCTCGCGAGGAACCCCCCAGCATTGAATCAGAGGCTGAGATTTGCCGCGCGATTGGTAATGAAGGAATGTCGACATATAATTTGTGGCAGCTTGCTAGCCCACCTGATTCTTCCTTGCTCGATGCGGCATTTAGTCAGCTACAAGAACGCATCACGCGAGCCCAAGATCTTCAACGACGCATACTCAACGAAGATCCCCGGTCTAAGTATCTTGCCATGGCTCAAACCTGGGAAATTATAGCCATGGACCGCCTGACCCTTTGCTACATTGCGTCTGGCAAGACAGAAGCTGCCGTACATGTTGCCGAGGAGTCTCAACGAAAGCAATCCCGCCAGGACCCAACAGTAACGGCCTTTTCGAAGTTCTACTACGGCAATGCCCTGTGGCATAATGGTCAAGTCGACAAAGCACTCGAACAATGGAATGCCCCGTCTGGAACGTGCAGCGCTGCAATGGCCCTCTGCAAGGAACCCAGCAAAGAGCATAACGAGCATCTCCAACTCATGGCTGACGCTGGTGTAAACTTTGATACATATGATGAGCAAGGTTTCAGTGCCCTGGACCATGCCGTACTCAGTGACAGTCCTCATGCAAGAGAAGCAATACCAATTGTTGAGAAAGCGCTGCGTAGTGCTCTGCAGTTGACCAGTGAAGATGTCGATGAGGAGATTTTGATTCGTAAAAGGCAAGCAGAATTACGCCGACAATACCGGACCATCTTTCAGGAGCATATGAGACCTGTGCTGAGAAAGAAGCCTAGCGGGGCATTTAGTGAGTTAAGGAAGATCTACGCGAGATTTATCTCGCAAGATACCAAGGAAAGGCGCATGTTTAGTCGATTTCACTACATGAGGTACACTGATTTCGTGAATTACGGAAAACTTCCTATTTCTACCTCTGGGCTGGCAAAACAGTTCTCCGACGGAATGGGAGAAACACTAGAGCCGAAAGAGGATAAttttgttatttttatttcgtACCGCTGGATTGGCGGGGGGAATGGACCAGACGATGATTCGGGAACCCAATGGCGCCGTATTATAAATGCGGTTGAGAAATTCAAGAAGGTTAATCCTCATCTTGACCCAGGTTGTTTGGGTTTATGGCTG GACTACTTTTGTGTTGATCAAGTAGATGGACAGGAGAAAGAGCGCGGTGTTGACGCATTACCGCTTGCCGTCATGCAGTGTAATGCCATGATTAGTCTTGTTGATGAGACTTATTATGAGCGAGCATGGTGTGCAGTCGAGGTTATGCTAATGCGTGCAATTGTGGAATCATACGGACTACACCAATGGTGGGAGGACTGTGATGGTTCTTTCAAGGCAGGCGATACGAGTCACGTCCTGGACGTAGGCAATTTGAAACTCAcagaggagaagctggacaGACCGAAAATCGATTTTTTGGTGAGGCAGAGCAAATTGCTTGGGAGAGACATTGTATGA
- a CDS encoding uncharacterized protein (EggNog:ENOG41) gives MSATQRINFSHFLAKLASVGVDDNLCTIAPLVFHDVFETIRPLGSYNDENDKEDTLRTLEDLTTAALLPAAQAWLFSAGQAVEHSWRNQTR, from the coding sequence ATGAGTGCTACTCAGCGCATCAACTTTTCTCACTTTCTCGCCAAGCTCGCGTCCGTCGGAGTAGACGATAATCTTTGCACAATTGCACCGCTGGTTTTCCATGACGTCTTCGAAACCATTCGCCCTCTGGGCAGCTACAATGATGAGAATGACAAAGAAGATACGCTCAGAACGTTAGAAGACCTTACGACTGCCGCGCTACTTCCGGCCGCGCAAGCTTGGCTATTTAGCGCTGGTCAGGCTGTGGAACATTCCTGGCGCAATCAGACAAGGTGA
- a CDS encoding uncharacterized protein (MEROPS:MER0003037) produces the protein MFNSWSMPMQVGTPPQNLEILPDTGSGDFTIESDLLAAALRGTGPIYSPGSSSTSRQLPGYTYSECYGSGYCDTGIVYTDVVTLGGLLVSGVPIQVVNNASAKGGDQTGNVGLSFGTPQAANPRGPSGFLWSIRSALDSGVFTVAFDDSTNTGEFEFGYVDPSKFTGALAYAPLDVSPSSGGEWITEFSGFIVNNTFLIYSWPVILDTGTGGSGVPRLLADYYFSQVPGSTWNSAWNQYQYPCSESLPDLTIGIGPITKFTLPGNGLAAYPLDGTNCLSKLGVSNSAPYFFSQNLMEELFVVFDFDNAQIGFGQKPKSGSSPGTGITPGASAPANAGSSYICSGSGFKGACQNVAWPNFACKNLAGTSVNYNVRAFGPDEGSCTLYSDSICETPISSLQGVTNPGSSSISSNVGSFVCTNPAISSSGSGTIYLCTAQNWGGTCDNYNWSSYGCQTLDEAHMKTVGSAGPSVGSCMFYVDAHCSYPASSTPLKNPGTGTLSYGNRLGSFMCI, from the exons ATGTTCAACAGCTGGTCCATGCCAATGCAGGTTGGCACGCCCCCCCAGAACCTCGAGATCCTCCCTGATACAGGCTCCGGCGACTTCACCATCGAGTCAGACCTCTTGGCAGCTGCACTGCGCGGTACCGGCCCCATCTATAGCCCCGGATCCTCGTCTACATCGCGTCAGCTCCCAGGATACACATACTCGGAGTGCTACGGCAGCGGATACTGCGACACCGGCATCGTCTACACTGATGTCGTCACCCTAGGTGGCCTCTTAGTATCGGGAGTGCCCATCCAAGTCGTCAATAACGCATCGGCAAAAGGGGGAGACCAAACGGGCAACGTGGGCCTGAGCTTTGGAACGCCACAGGCTGCGAACCCAAGGGGGCCTTCGGGCTTTCTCTGGTCCATCCGATCAGCTCTTGACT CCGGCGTCTTCACCGTCGCTTTCGATGATTCGACTAACACGGGTGAGTTCGAATTTGGATACGTCGACCCGTCCAAGTTCACAGGCGCCTTGGCCTACGCGCCCCTCGACGTCTCGCCATCCAGCGGCGGCGAGTGGATCACCGAATTCTCGGGCTTCATCGTCAACAACACCTTCCTGATCTACAGCTGGCCCGTCATCCTCGACACGGGCACCGGCGGATCCGGCGTACCCCGGCTCCTGGCCGACTACTACTTCTCCCAGGTCCCCGGCTCGACGTGGAACAGCGCCTGGAACCAATACCAGTACCCATGCTCCGAGAGCCTGCCGGACCTGACGATTGGAATCGGGCCCATCACCAAGTTTACCCTACCGGGAAACGGCCTGGCGGCGTATCCCTTAGATGGCACTAACTGCCTCTCTAAGCTGGGCGTCAGCAACAGCGCCCCTTACTTTTTCTCTCAGAACCTCATGGAGGAACTCTTCGTTGTCTTCGACTTTGACAATGCACAAATTGGCTTTGGCCAAAAGCCAAAGTCTGGCTCCTCGCCGGGCACGGGTATTACCCCTGGGGCTTCAGCGCCTGCCAATGCTGGCTCA TCGTACATTTGCTCAGGATCCGGATTCAAAGGAGCTTGCCAGAACGTCGCGTGGCCAAACTTTGCCTGCAAGAACCTGGCTGGCACCTCTGT CAACTATAATGTCAGGGCATTTGGTCCTGACGAGGGATCTTGCACTCTCTACTC CGATTCCATCTGCGAAACCCCCATTTCCTCTTTACAGGGCGTCACAAACCccggcagctccagcatcagcagcaacgtTGGCAGCTTTGTGTGCACGAATCCCGCTATAAGTTCTTCTGGCAGCGGCACG ATCTACCTATGCACTGCTCAGAACTGGGGTGGAACCTGCGACAACTACAACTGGTCTAGTTACGGCTGCCAAACCCTGGATGAGGCCCA CATGAAGACGGTCGGATCTGCTGGCCCCAGTGTGGGCTCTTGCATGTTCTACGT CGACGCGCACTGCAGCTATCCTGCTTCTTCGACACCATTGAAAAACCCCGGCACCGGAACTCTCAGCTACGGCAACAGATTGGGGAGCTTCATGTGCATATAG
- a CDS encoding uncharacterized protein (EggNog:ENOG41~TransMembrane:6 (o12-34i46-66o72-90i111-134o154-172i193-212o)) yields MSGETGPIKVSMAVAMVISGFFAVAIFYSVEIFIWTLIKFKRRKSLYFWSLVVASLGIAVHSVAVFLRYFALAPNVLMCVFTLIGWWAMVTGQSLVMYSRLYLAVRNRRKIRWVLVMIVANVFVLHIPVSILFLASNITHSTQFINAFNIYERIQLIGFSIQESIISGLYVWEATHGLKPLMDMKGREGKRMIRHLIILFVIVVLLDISLIVTEFTNNFDIQTTYKPVVYSIKLKFEFIILNELIMLTRIDICTCHRPEDILERDHSQLVSGATPTNDTLMHDGAQHIEDVGRDFTAKIRTDRIFDGRSNSTAPSSSLETAESNLHPPAVASDACSTVEEGTNR; encoded by the coding sequence ATGTCTGGGGAGACGGGGCCAATTAAGGTGTCGATGGCAGTGGCCATGGTGATTTCGGGTTTCTTCGCCGTCGCCATATTCTACAGCGTGGAGATTTTCATCTGGACCCTCATCAAATTCAAGCGCAGGAAGAGCTTATACTTCTGGAGCCTGGTGGTTGCTTCGCTCGGTATAGCCGTCCATTCTGTCGCCGTATTTTTGCGTTACTTCGCCCTCGCGCCAAACGTTCTCATGTGCGTCTTCACGCTCATCGGCTGGTGGGCTATGGTTACTGGCCAATCCCTCGTAATGTACTCGCGCCTATATCTCGCCGTGCGCAACCGGCGGAAGATCAGATGGGTACTAGTTATGATTGTCGCCAATGTCTTCGTGTTGCACATTCCGGTATCGATTCTCTTTCTCGCCAGTAATATCACACACTCGACACAGTTCATCAACGCCTTTAATATCTATGAGAGGATCCAGCTGATCGGCTTCTCCATCCAAGAGTCCATCATCTCAGGCTTGTATGTGTGGGAGGCCACGCATGGGCTCAAACCCCTTATGGATATGAAAGGACGCGAGGGAAAAAGGATGATACGCCATTTGATTATTCTATTCGTCATCGTTGTTTTGTTAGATATCAGCCTCATCGTAACGGAGTTTACCAACAATTTTGACATTCAAACAACGTACAAACCCGTTGTCTATAGCATAAAGCTCAAGTTCGAGTTTATCATCCTCAACGAGCTGATTATGTTAACCCGGATAGACATATGTACCTGTCACCGCCCGGAAGATATCCTTGAAAGGGACCACTCTCAGCTCGTTTCCGGCGCTACGCCGACCAACGATACCCTCATGCACGATGGTGCGCAGCATATCGAGGATGTTGGGAGAGATTTCACAGCAAAAATCAGGACAGATCGCATTTTCGACGGCAGATCTAACAGCACCGCTCCTTCAAGCTCCCTTGAGACTGCGGAGAGCAACCTTCACCCACCAGCGGTAGCGTCAGACGCATGCTCGACTGTAGAAGAAGGCACGAACAGATAG
- a CDS encoding uncharacterized protein (EggNog:ENOG41~TransMembrane:4 (o297-317i324-341o347-365i900-919o)), with protein sequence MKRENRCLDQWERRARYFDGPSLGLGLISSGSKGDDIASRCIEVYRYIVGYYTPEHEIWMFGLGLGAYVVRHVANMIGRCGIVRTTGEDDIWTSLTLIDHASFMYKYYYGVPSPSLTELETFKRERSWGVDKPIKFMGLFDTIRPDGFLRVLLLDQTQWPELGDGNTTNAVQNIYHAVSIHERSSFFRLCQIQEDSTYQTDYDTDVYEMWFPGTHHDLGRQKFPLGLDIDAKKWPFWLLSSAIDPNLVLTDLVLKWMLENIQREDSSEALIPDIGTRIEALKRELTRYNQSPDSESIYSWVVKQTPLGALLSHYVWLTGELRQGQTLLGAFLLFCYVWLLSELRWRRHYSLGVPFFPYFWLTGWLPRDRKIFNLKARTYDYKRPLDQSGATIDCLARITKQRYPSDTYLEFQKARLSAGEIDQTTYECLVGNEHIGQRAKVTSWWDLDNGQHVVLDLGWRGPDFSNYHQRDWKEVLTITDASHGGGHYMARTIPNFLAEFYGEMGLSLLEWVTELCTARTRVASKMASQATPQTSPDRNSSPTFDRVHLHLVDRSIMACFGDELLRWDIPEGFERKQAVSALLWVVAAFQPPEVESRGLFKVGCRISDGGVLSPYCEPFKPERAESSCWTQLFDYACVVETPRDVSFDTKTRPEGLEVDFKELMAITNASQAWLTDCGAILLGHDTALIQLRPVEDRRWHAVRTPGKLITPFDIMQIIQSSVPSGPAGLGAQSEDVGRSILSVVSSSAGILSQPQLRESNGAIKKSMDRGKHAQVLKSEPFTYPEGRVFVGWCSEPRVTIGTERPSNPFLESFDHDSGVPEVTNDIVALSSVSSVTTVSLGVSLGFMSKLATVNIAHASGSQESVQPATYRHENQLPFDTLRTAKLTPCILWDDSVKRAWLLPGVSALCFISLCIFARLELNFDSDVTFAIPSNDAGQSASNCLKANASLTMVKDDGTNGPTFGWLVKQVWDGMMAAKDVCYANTNRRKHAREGVVFGYDIYDLFGSGHVVLRCLDENRAGASLHSWAPLARLERVQVIFCKKVGSVIECAAQTCAGTPCGQYCLNFDGTSGVLSCLLPDLERFCGQDWDKYAQSRRLLIKNGFEWIPRLPRRGGLFAHLGTRLNANGVCECCAELDRLQRLDQVGNASLWQRIKKAFRERPYNFADNWSSLQYAVRFGLCHLYS encoded by the coding sequence atgaaaagagagaatcGTTGTCTAGATCAATGGGAGCGTCGAGCGCGTTACTTCGACGGGCCGAGTCTAGGTCTGGGCCTCATCAGCAGTGGATCCAAGGGAGATGACATTGCCAGCCGCTGTATCGAAGTGTACAGGTATATCGTCGGTTACTATACTCCCGAACATGAAATCTGGATGTTTGGGTTGGGGCTAGGTGCATACGTTGTCCGACATGTTGCTAATATGATTGGCAGATGCGGCATTGTCAGGACAACTGGAGAAGACGACATTTGGACATCGCTAACGTTGATTGACCATGCCTCTTTTATGTACAAATATTACTACGGTGTACCTAGTCCGTCTTTGACTGAGTTGGAAACCtttaaaagagaaaggagctGGGGAGTCGACAAGCCCATCAAATTTATGGGTCTCTTCGATACTATACGCCCAGACGGATTCCTCCGAGTTCTGTTACTGGATCAGACTCAATGGCCTGAGCTGGGTGATGGAAACACCACGAACGCGGTACAGAACATTTATCATGCTGTATCCATACACGAGCGATCATCTTTCTTCCGCCTCTGCCAGATTCAAGAGGACTCTACCTATCAGACTGATTATGATACGGACGTCTACGAGATGTGGTTCCCTGGAACCCATCATGACTTGGGAAGGCAGAAGTTTCCCTTGGGACTCGATATCGATGCAAAAAAATGGCCGTTCTGGCTACTAAGCTCGGCGATTGATCCAAACTTGGTTCTCACTGACCTTGTTTTGAAATGGATGCTCGAAAACATCCAGAGAGAAGATTCCTCAGAAGCCCTCATCCCCGATATTGGCACCCGAATCGAAGCACTGAAGAGGGAACTTACCAGATACAATCAATCCCCGGATTCTGAGAGTATATATAGCTGGGTTGTGAAGCAAACGCCTTTGGGAGCTCTCCTTTCCCACTATGTCTGGCTCACAGGCGAACTGAGACAAGGGCAGACGCTTTTGGGagctttcctcctcttctgttATGTTTGGCTATTGAGCGAGCTGCGGTGGCGACGGCACTATTCTTTGGGTGTTCCCTTTTTCCCTTATTTCTGGCTCACAGGCTGGCTACCCCGAGACCGGAAGATATTCAATTTGAAGGCGAGGACATACGACTATAAAAGGCCCCTCGACCAGTCAGGCGCGACAATTGACTGCCTGGCTAGGATAACCAAGCAGAGATACCCATCGGACACCTATCTGGAATTCCAAAAAGCCCGATTGTCTGCGGGCGAAATTGACCAAACGACTTACGAATGTCTCGTCGGCAACGAGCATATCGGCCAGAGGGCAAAAGTCACCAGCTGGTGGGATTTGGACAATGGCCAGCACGTCGTACTCGACTTGGGCTGGCGGGGCCCAGACTTTAGCAATTATCACCAGAGGGACTGGAAGGAAGTCCTTACAATAACCGATGCAAGCCATGGCGGGGGCCATTACATGGCCAGAACTATCCCGAACTTCCTAGCCGAATTCTACGGAGAGATGGGACTATCGCTCCTAGAGTGGGTGACAGAGCTGTGCACGGCCAGAACTCGGGTCGCCTCGAAAATGGCAAGTCAAGCGACGCCTCAAACTTCACCAGACCGCAACTCTTCACCCACTTTTGATCGAGtacatcttcatcttgttgACCGTTCGATCATGGCCTGTTTTGGAGACGAATTACTACGATGGGATATACCCGAAGGTTTTGAGAGAAAGCAAGCTGTGTCTGCGCTACTTTGGGTCGTGGCCGCTTTCCAGCCTCCAGAAGTGGAAAGCCGCGGGTTGTTCAAAGTTGGCTGCCGAATCAGCGACGGAGGGGTCTTGTCACCATATTGCGAACCATTCAAGCCGGAGAGAGCAGAGTCTTCATGTTGGACTCAACTATTTGACTATGCTTGCGTCGTTGAAACGCCGCGAGACGTTAGCTTCGACACCAAGACGCGTCCAGAGGGACTGGAGGTGGATTTCAAGGAGCTTATGGCCATCACAAATGCCTCTCAAGCCTGGCTCACTGACTGCGGAGCAATCCTGCTTGGGCACGACACAGCGCTGATTCAACTGAGGCCGGTGGAAGATCGGCGATGGCACGCTGTGCGCACACCTGGAAAATTGATTACACCTTTTGATATAATGCAAATCATCCAGTCTTCCGTGCCATCCGGCCCTGCTGGACTAGGGGCGCAGTCGGAAGATGTAGGGCGTTCAATACTCTCTGTTGTATCGTCCAGCGCAGGTATACTAAGCCAGCCGCAGCTACGAGAGAGCAATGGGGCCATAAAAAAATCGATGGACAGAGGGAAACACGCTCAGGTATTAAAGTCGGAGCCGTTCACTTACCCTGAGGGAAGAGTGTTCGTAGGCTGGTGTAGTGAGCCTAGGGTCACCATCGGCACCGAAAGACCGAGCAACCCCTTCTTGGAAAGCTTCGACCACGATTCAGGTGTCCCTGAAGTTACCAATGACATTGTGGCCCTGTCGAGTGTATCGAGTGTCACAACTGTCAGCTTAGGAGTCAGCTTGGGATTTATGTCCAAACTTGCTACTGTCAATATCGCCCATGCTTCTGGGAGTCAGGAATCCGTACAGCCAGCGACATACAGGCACGAAAACCAGCTTCCGTTTGATACGTTACGAACAGCAAAATTGACGCCTTGCATTCTCTGGGATGATTCGGTCAAGCGagcttggcttcttcctGGTGTCTCGGCACTTTGTTTCATATCACTCTGCATTTTCGCGCGACTAGAGTTGAATTTTGACAGTGACGTGACATTTGCAATACCATCAAATGATGCTGGTCAATCAGCCTCAAACTGTCTTAAAGCCAACGCGAGCTTGACCATGGTCAAAGACGATGGGACTAATGGGCCAACCTTTGGATGGTTGGTGAAGCAGGTGTGGGATGGGATGATGGCAGCCAAAGACGTCTGCTACGCCAACACAAATAGGAGGAAGCATGCCAGAGAAGGAGTCGTGTTCGGCTATGACATTTACGACCTCTTCGGCAGTGGTCATGTGGTTCTACGCTGTCTAGACGAAAACAGAGCCGGTGCCAGTCTCCATTCTTGGGCGCCGCTCGCACGGCTGGAGAGAGTGCAGGTGATATTCTGCAAGAAAGTTGGATCGGTCATTGAGTGTGCTGCCCAAACGTGTGCGGGAACGCCGTGTGGGCAATACTGCCTGAATTTTGACGGCACAAGCGGTGTCCTGAGCTGCCTGCTTCCGGACTTGGAAAGATTCTGCGGCCAAGACTGGGACAAATATGCACAAAGCAGAAGATTGCTCATCAAGAATGGCTTCGAATGGATTCcaaggctgccaagaaggGGCGGCCTCTTTGCGCACCTTGGGACGCGTTTAAACGCAAACGGAGTGTGCGAATGTTGCGCCGAGCTGGACCGACTACAGAGACTTGATCAGGTTGGAAATGCGTCGCTCTGGCAGCGGATCAAAAAAGCCTTCAGAGAGCGCCCATATAATTTCGCGGACAATTGGTCCAGCCTACAATACGCAGTGAGGTTCGGCTTGTGCCATCTATATTCATAG